In Candidatus Bathyanammoxibius amoris, the following are encoded in one genomic region:
- a CDS encoding bifunctional oligoribonuclease/PAP phosphatase NrnA codes for MEGIKKLKELIDRSKRPLITAHIRLDGDALGSELAFYHALKAMGKEPCILNDSSIPRVYKFLVKDVDARCWNDDTRTSLSAPGKSYGFDLAIVLDTSSAERVGGVREVVSSGIPIICIDHHLCTENFGDVSIVHTEKCSTGEIVYDLFRGMDVEVTPEIARALYVAIITDTGRFMHRNTTSDTFRVGAYLIDHGADPTDIGQRLYKMNTYGYMQLQSMAVKTLSFHCDKKIACMWLTRAMMREAHMPPIDTQDFADLPSSIEGVVVGVLLRELGEGNKVKVSLRSRDGIDVNKMANGFGGGGHQRAAGCELDGPIQEVQDRVVEAAIRALESPEKLEEEALA; via the coding sequence ATGGAAGGCATAAAAAAGCTAAAAGAGCTTATAGACAGGTCCAAAAGGCCCTTGATAACGGCGCACATACGCCTTGACGGTGACGCCCTGGGGTCTGAGCTGGCGTTCTACCATGCGCTGAAGGCCATGGGAAAGGAACCCTGCATCCTGAACGATTCCAGTATACCAAGGGTATACAAATTCCTTGTCAAGGACGTTGACGCAAGGTGCTGGAATGACGATACCAGGACATCCCTTTCCGCCCCGGGAAAGTCATACGGCTTTGATCTGGCCATTGTGCTGGATACGTCTTCGGCAGAGAGAGTCGGGGGCGTACGTGAGGTCGTCTCCTCCGGGATACCAATCATTTGTATTGACCACCATCTGTGCACAGAGAACTTTGGCGACGTAAGTATTGTGCATACAGAGAAGTGCTCTACCGGGGAAATCGTCTACGATTTATTTCGCGGCATGGACGTGGAGGTAACCCCTGAGATAGCCAGGGCATTATACGTGGCAATAATAACGGATACAGGCCGCTTCATGCATCGCAACACCACCTCGGACACCTTCAGGGTAGGGGCCTACCTGATAGACCACGGGGCGGATCCGACAGACATAGGACAACGCCTGTACAAGATGAACACCTACGGTTATATGCAGCTCCAGTCCATGGCGGTCAAGACACTCAGCTTCCATTGCGACAAAAAGATCGCCTGCATGTGGCTTACGAGAGCGATGATGCGCGAGGCCCATATGCCTCCCATAGACACCCAGGACTTTGCCGACCTGCCTTCTTCCATAGAGGGTGTAGTAGTCGGTGTGCTGCTAAGGGAACTGGGAGAGGGAAACAAGGTCAAGGTCAGTCTCCGGTCTCGTGACGGCATCGACGTCAACAAGATGGCTAATGGTTTTGGAGGCGGCGGCCACCAGAGGGCCGCGGGGTGTGAACTAGACGGGCCCATCCAGGAGGTCCAGGACCGGGTGGTAGAGGCCGCCATAAGGGCCTTAGAGTCCCCAGAGAAACTTGAGGAAGAAGCGCTTGCCTAG